The Thermoplasmata archaeon genome includes a region encoding these proteins:
- the ftsZ gene encoding cell division protein FtsZ, whose translation MDSIVREVVTRAADEPRLPESPTAAIGMGTEDAELERILASLRTNIKIVGVGGGGCNTIDRLVEGGIVGAELYACNTDAQHLLIIRAPHKLLLGRRTTRGLGAGALPQVGEEAAREAGDELRAVVQGADMVFLTCGLGGGTGTGGAPVIAQLAKEAGALTIAITTFPFKSEGAIRAENAEYGLEKLRNFADTVVVIPNDKLLELVPRLALNAAFKVADDVLMRAIKGITEVITKPGLVNLDFNDIKTIMKGGGVAMIGLGESDSENRAEEAIEEAINSPLIDVDISAATGALVNVTGGVDMSVSEAEKVAEIVQGRISSNARIIWGAAIDQTLEHKLRVMLILTGVRSKQILGPGEHIRGPAAGVDIVR comes from the coding sequence ATGGACTCCATTGTTAGGGAAGTCGTCACCCGAGCGGCGGACGAGCCGCGGCTCCCGGAATCGCCCACCGCGGCGATTGGGATGGGGACCGAAGATGCCGAGCTCGAGCGCATCCTCGCGAGCCTTCGCACGAACATCAAGATCGTCGGCGTGGGCGGAGGCGGCTGCAACACGATCGATCGGCTCGTCGAGGGCGGCATCGTCGGGGCGGAACTGTACGCGTGCAACACGGACGCGCAGCACCTCCTGATCATCCGCGCACCCCACAAGCTCCTTCTGGGGCGTCGCACGACGAGAGGCCTCGGCGCGGGCGCGCTGCCCCAGGTCGGCGAGGAGGCCGCGCGGGAGGCGGGCGACGAGCTCCGGGCCGTGGTCCAGGGCGCGGACATGGTGTTCCTGACGTGCGGTCTCGGCGGCGGCACGGGCACGGGCGGAGCACCCGTGATCGCGCAGCTCGCGAAGGAGGCCGGCGCCCTGACCATCGCCATCACGACGTTTCCGTTCAAGTCGGAGGGCGCGATCCGCGCGGAGAATGCGGAATACGGCCTCGAGAAGCTCCGGAACTTCGCGGACACGGTCGTGGTCATCCCGAATGACAAACTCCTTGAACTCGTGCCGCGTCTGGCGTTGAATGCGGCCTTCAAGGTCGCGGACGACGTGCTCATGCGGGCCATCAAGGGCATCACGGAAGTGATCACGAAGCCGGGCCTCGTGAACCTGGACTTCAACGACATCAAGACGATCATGAAGGGCGGCGGCGTCGCGATGATCGGCCTCGGCGAGTCCGATTCGGAGAACCGGGCCGAGGAGGCGATCGAGGAGGCCATCAACTCGCCCCTGATCGACGTGGACATCAGCGCCGCCACAGGCGCCCTCGTGAACGTCACGGGCGGCGTGGACATGAGCGTGTCCGAGGCGGAGAAGGTCGCCGAGATCGTCCAGGGACGGATCTCGAGCAACGCCCGGATCATCTGGGGTGCCGCGATTGACCAGACCCTGGAGCACAAGCTCCGGGTCATGCTCATCCTGACCGGGGTGCGGTCCAAGCAGATCCTCGGCCCCGGGGAGCACATCCGCGGACCCGCCGCGGGCGTCGACATCGTTCGGTGA
- a CDS encoding protein translocase SEC61 complex subunit gamma: protein MAEIIEKGWEVQRRIEERLKRLGKGKYGRILKMARKPTSDEYSKVLIITGLGLIAVGALGFIIYFIMRYGGSFFAGLFG, encoded by the coding sequence ATGGCGGAGATTATCGAGAAGGGTTGGGAGGTCCAACGGCGCATCGAGGAGCGCCTCAAGCGCCTGGGCAAGGGGAAGTACGGCCGCATCCTGAAGATGGCCCGCAAGCCCACGTCGGACGAGTACAGCAAGGTCCTGATCATCACGGGCCTCGGCCTGATCGCCGTGGGCGCGCTCGGGTTCATCATCTACTTCATCATGCGGTACGGCGGTTCGTTCTTCGCCGGTTTGTTCGGTTGA